A portion of the Desulfomonilia bacterium genome contains these proteins:
- a CDS encoding DNA translocase FtsK 4TM domain-containing protein, which yields MPRKEKKDINIKKIASLAMLALAILMLLSLVSYSGTDPGFTHAADTSNIHNLTGLVGAYIADGLLLIFGLGAFLIPLMLAEYAWLTFRDIKIGIIKGISSVVLFFVIISLIGVFFGDAGVWGGSVKAGGVIGLVVGKGLSAYLKTWGSLVVLLTMFFAALVIGYDLKNAWGAIKSLVMLDKPAITRPEKRIREDEPQEHAEPEKIKDKKQEKKKKEPQISRLDTEKTKLNEKFEQAKLSFEGEYELPPRSLLREVQNTGKEMTAKELNANAELITAKLRSLNIEGEILQIRPGPLITMYEFTPAPGIKINRIVSLADDLSMALKASPVRVVAPIPGKNAVGIEVPNKNRRTVFLKTIIASSAFINASSPLTVGLGTDIEGAPVVIDLAKMPHLLIAGATGTGKSVGLNTMILSLLYRCYPDELKFIMIDPKRIELSHYEGIPHLLHPVVTDSREALPILKWLISEMEMRYQLFKETTVKSLDTYNKKIRSQNRNAETTLAIRHEDGAPPGILPRLVLVVDEMADLTMSNRETQEFIIRLAQMARAAGIHLIMATQRPSVDVVTGLIKANFPSRISFRVSQGVDSRTILDSNGAEQLLGNGDMLFLSPGHQGLMRIHGAYVTEEEVDSVVNFIREQKGPDYISDIEEHIQAQVRDEDDGGDENGSIDEVYDEALEFVTQKGSASISLVQRRFRIGYNRAARIIEQMEREGVVGPSDAAGKPRKVLVKPYGKEMDE from the coding sequence ATGCCCAGGAAAGAAAAAAAGGATATCAATATAAAGAAAATCGCCTCATTGGCAATGCTGGCGCTTGCCATTCTTATGCTTCTCTCCCTTGTCTCGTACTCGGGAACCGATCCGGGCTTTACGCATGCCGCAGATACGAGCAATATCCATAATCTAACAGGGCTTGTCGGGGCTTATATTGCCGACGGACTGCTCCTGATATTCGGCCTCGGCGCATTTCTGATTCCATTGATGCTTGCCGAATATGCCTGGCTCACCTTCAGAGATATAAAAATAGGAATTATAAAGGGAATAAGCAGCGTTGTGCTCTTTTTCGTAATAATAAGCCTTATTGGAGTTTTCTTCGGGGATGCAGGCGTCTGGGGAGGCTCGGTCAAGGCCGGCGGTGTGATCGGGCTGGTTGTCGGAAAAGGCTTGAGTGCATATCTGAAAACATGGGGATCGCTTGTCGTTCTTCTTACGATGTTTTTTGCCGCCCTTGTTATCGGTTATGATCTGAAGAATGCATGGGGGGCGATAAAAAGCCTGGTCATGCTTGACAAACCCGCTATCACCAGACCTGAAAAAAGGATAAGGGAAGACGAACCCCAAGAGCATGCCGAGCCTGAAAAAATCAAGGATAAAAAACAGGAAAAGAAGAAAAAGGAACCCCAGATATCAAGGCTTGACACGGAAAAGACAAAGCTGAACGAAAAATTCGAGCAGGCGAAACTTTCTTTTGAAGGTGAGTATGAACTCCCGCCGAGATCTCTTCTCAGGGAAGTCCAGAATACCGGCAAGGAAATGACCGCCAAGGAACTTAATGCAAATGCCGAACTTATAACGGCTAAGCTCAGAAGCCTCAACATTGAAGGTGAAATTCTGCAGATAAGGCCGGGTCCGCTGATCACCATGTATGAGTTCACCCCTGCGCCGGGGATTAAAATAAACAGGATAGTTTCGCTTGCAGATGACCTCTCAATGGCACTGAAGGCATCACCTGTGAGGGTTGTGGCACCTATACCGGGTAAGAACGCAGTGGGAATCGAGGTGCCTAATAAAAACAGGAGGACGGTTTTTTTAAAGACGATAATAGCCAGCAGCGCATTTATCAATGCCTCATCACCGCTTACAGTGGGTTTGGGTACGGATATTGAAGGTGCGCCTGTCGTAATCGACCTTGCAAAGATGCCTCACCTTTTGATTGCCGGGGCGACCGGCACCGGGAAGAGCGTCGGGCTCAACACCATGATACTGTCGCTCCTTTACAGGTGTTATCCTGACGAACTTAAATTCATCATGATTGACCCAAAGAGGATAGAACTATCCCATTATGAAGGCATTCCGCATCTTTTGCATCCTGTCGTTACCGATTCAAGAGAGGCCCTGCCGATACTCAAGTGGCTGATCTCTGAAATGGAAATGCGTTATCAGTTATTTAAAGAGACGACTGTAAAAAGCCTGGACACTTACAACAAAAAAATCAGATCACAGAACAGGAACGCAGAAACGACACTTGCAATCAGGCATGAAGACGGCGCTCCGCCTGGCATTCTTCCAAGGCTTGTCCTTGTGGTTGACGAGATGGCCGACCTTACCATGTCGAACCGTGAAACACAGGAGTTTATAATAAGGCTCGCACAGATGGCGCGAGCCGCGGGGATACACCTGATCATGGCTACCCAGAGGCCGTCGGTCGATGTCGTCACCGGCCTCATCAAGGCAAACTTTCCTTCGAGGATATCGTTCAGGGTGTCACAGGGCGTCGATTCGAGAACCATCCTCGACAGCAACGGCGCCGAGCAGCTCCTGGGTAACGGGGATATGCTGTTCCTTTCACCCGGGCATCAGGGGCTAATGCGGATACATGGCGCCTATGTCACCGAGGAGGAGGTTGACAGCGTGGTGAATTTCATCAGGGAACAGAAAGGTCCTGATTATATATCGGATATTGAAGAGCACATACAGGCCCAGGTCAGGGACGAGGACGATGGTGGTGATGAAAACGGCAGCATTGATGAGGTCTATGATGAGGCGCTGGAGTTTGTAACGCAGAAGGGGAGCGCTTCCATATCGCTTGTCCAGAGGCGTTTCAGGATCGGCTACAACAGGGCTGCGAGAATAATCGAGCAGATGGAGAGAGAGGGCGTCGTAGGACCGTCCGATGCGGCGGGTAAACCGAGAAAGGTACTGGTGAAACCATATGGCAAAGAAATGGATGAATAG
- a CDS encoding OFA family MFS transporter gives MSEDTKLFGMKPESGRWLLVILGLVINLCLGTVYAYSVFKKPVEQYFNTITAVVAIPEVDAINQDKNGKELLGKIYGLKKEKADELKARHSTLDAPYIIELFKLDPAKETIKAEAFVTHLKGLSPDKLDVLLSINKISSFQSNLPFMIFLAFFAVTMFFGGRLMEKIGPRNLTIIGAVIVGAGWFLSGFATNIYLLVLTYGVIAGSGVGLAYGCPIAVAARWFPDKKGLAVGLTVAGFGGSALLTAKIASVLLDKVGLPTTFMYFGIAFLIIIFLLSLPLKFPAAGWKPSGWTPAAGTVATTDLTAAAMVKTGTYWGVFLCFLIGSLAGLMAIGVSSTVGTEVIKIDKAFAASLVGIFAIFNALGRPLFGTIIDKSTPRTAALLNLMLILIASGIMLMAKEGDVALYVISFILFWLCLGGWLAIAPTSTASFFGIKNYAKNYGVVFFAYGIGAILGGLISGFAKDIFGSLQFAFWPTAGLAFLGIIIAAILIKPPRTA, from the coding sequence ATGTCGGAGGATACAAAACTTTTCGGGATGAAACCCGAATCGGGAAGATGGCTGCTTGTCATCTTAGGGTTGGTAATAAATTTATGTCTCGGTACCGTTTACGCATACAGCGTATTCAAAAAGCCTGTTGAACAGTATTTCAACACAATAACCGCCGTTGTCGCCATTCCTGAAGTGGATGCAATCAACCAGGACAAAAACGGCAAGGAACTCCTGGGAAAAATTTACGGCCTGAAAAAGGAAAAGGCCGATGAGCTAAAGGCAAGACATTCAACGCTCGATGCCCCTTACATCATCGAGCTTTTCAAACTTGACCCGGCAAAGGAGACCATAAAGGCAGAGGCTTTTGTCACCCACCTTAAAGGGCTGTCTCCTGATAAGCTTGATGTCCTGTTGTCCATCAACAAGATATCGTCATTCCAGAGCAACCTTCCGTTCATGATATTCCTGGCATTCTTTGCGGTTACAATGTTTTTCGGAGGCAGGCTTATGGAAAAAATCGGCCCGAGGAATCTGACCATCATTGGAGCGGTTATCGTGGGAGCAGGCTGGTTTCTCTCGGGATTTGCAACCAATATATACCTGCTGGTACTGACATATGGTGTCATAGCGGGAAGCGGAGTAGGACTTGCCTATGGCTGCCCGATCGCTGTTGCAGCACGCTGGTTCCCTGATAAAAAGGGCCTTGCAGTGGGACTTACTGTTGCAGGATTCGGAGGATCGGCCCTTCTTACGGCAAAAATCGCAAGCGTCCTTCTTGATAAAGTTGGACTCCCCACGACATTCATGTACTTTGGCATAGCTTTTCTTATCATTATTTTCCTTCTCTCTCTCCCGCTTAAATTCCCGGCCGCAGGATGGAAACCATCAGGCTGGACGCCTGCAGCAGGAACGGTTGCGACAACAGATCTTACTGCTGCGGCGATGGTGAAAACTGGCACATACTGGGGCGTGTTCCTTTGCTTTCTGATAGGAAGCCTTGCAGGTCTTATGGCGATTGGTGTGTCCAGCACGGTAGGTACCGAGGTTATTAAGATAGACAAGGCCTTTGCTGCTTCACTTGTCGGCATATTCGCAATATTCAATGCCCTGGGCAGACCATTATTCGGAACAATCATTGATAAGTCCACCCCCAGAACAGCTGCATTACTGAACCTGATGCTTATACTCATCGCATCGGGCATAATGCTCATGGCAAAGGAAGGAGATGTTGCACTGTATGTAATATCTTTTATTTTGTTCTGGCTCTGCCTCGGAGGATGGCTTGCTATAGCGCCGACATCAACTGCATCATTTTTCGGTATTAAGAATTATGCAAAGAACTACGGTGTAGTATTCTTCGCATACGGCATAGGTGCTATCCTTGGCGGACTCATTTCCGGTTTTGCAAAAGACATATTCGGTTCTCTTCAGTTTGCTTTCTGGCCGACTGCCGGTCTTGCCTTTCTCGGCATTATCATCGCGGCCATTCTTATAAAGCCACCCAGGACAGCTTAA
- a CDS encoding MFS transporter gives METQKSVFKTSFKTRMLYSLTSLGVCIPAEAIWSGIVGFYVVDVMNLPITWFGLSWSLYTIYNALNNPVIGYLSDRTKSRWGRRIPYVKFTTIPYIITFILMFSMPFDGKTHPVELLVCFLVVMTFWETLYTAIATGYYGLLPEMFDNYAERTDVAAKMNIFQGVGLLLATALPPKLVEILGPVAADLTGSLPIHLPPMVAKTIGWPAMAITIAVVSIVSIYIGKTSLFEVKGSSEKSYVPFWGAVRATFINKSFLAAATAQAMRFFGTGVLTAGMLFYLKYSLNIKEGDATIVLGIVFIVAIIALYPWRQIVANKTDSRTSLILSNLIMIIGVIPMGFARSMTFVYVCSAIIGIGLSGLILIGDVIIAEVVDEDEVKMGQQRAGMYFGMSSFVITISSGLVSGVLGIMMPYFGYDTALEVQPETVNLGFRLFMTIPSIIGFLLAILALYIYPLHGNKLKEIREALDAKEKAKSEATAS, from the coding sequence ATGGAAACACAAAAATCTGTTTTTAAAACCAGCTTCAAGACCAGAATGCTCTATTCTCTGACGAGCCTCGGTGTATGCATACCGGCTGAGGCGATATGGAGCGGAATAGTAGGGTTCTATGTGGTTGATGTAATGAACCTTCCCATTACTTGGTTCGGTTTGTCATGGAGCCTTTATACGATATACAACGCACTGAACAACCCGGTTATCGGGTACCTCTCCGACAGGACAAAGTCCAGATGGGGCAGGCGAATACCCTATGTGAAATTTACGACCATTCCTTATATCATTACATTCATACTGATGTTTTCCATGCCGTTTGACGGGAAGACCCATCCGGTCGAGCTGCTTGTATGTTTTCTTGTTGTAATGACTTTCTGGGAAACGCTTTATACTGCAATTGCGACCGGATATTACGGACTCCTGCCTGAGATGTTCGATAACTACGCGGAAAGAACCGATGTCGCGGCCAAAATGAACATCTTTCAGGGCGTCGGTCTTCTGCTGGCTACGGCGCTTCCGCCGAAGCTGGTTGAGATACTGGGCCCTGTTGCCGCCGATTTGACCGGAAGTCTCCCAATTCATCTGCCGCCTATGGTTGCCAAGACCATAGGCTGGCCGGCCATGGCGATTACAATAGCTGTTGTGAGCATTGTTTCCATTTACATTGGTAAAACATCACTCTTCGAAGTGAAAGGTTCAAGCGAGAAAAGTTATGTGCCGTTCTGGGGAGCTGTCAGGGCGACATTCATAAATAAGAGTTTTCTTGCGGCTGCAACAGCACAGGCCATGAGGTTTTTCGGGACCGGTGTTCTGACCGCCGGAATGCTTTTTTATCTGAAGTACTCCCTCAATATAAAGGAAGGCGATGCCACAATTGTTTTAGGGATTGTTTTCATCGTGGCGATTATCGCTCTCTATCCATGGCGGCAGATTGTGGCCAACAAAACTGATTCCAGGACCTCGCTGATACTCTCCAACCTGATCATGATTATAGGCGTCATTCCGATGGGATTTGCCCGGTCGATGACATTTGTCTATGTATGTTCCGCGATTATCGGAATCGGCCTGTCAGGGCTCATTCTCATAGGCGATGTCATTATCGCTGAGGTCGTCGATGAAGACGAGGTCAAGATGGGCCAGCAGAGGGCCGGCATGTATTTCGGGATGAGCTCCTTCGTGATAACGATAAGTTCAGGACTGGTGTCCGGTGTGCTTGGAATCATGATGCCGTATTTCGGTTATGACACCGCCCTGGAGGTTCAGCCCGAGACGGTTAATCTGGGCTTCAGACTTTTCATGACAATCCCGTCGATCATCGGATTCCTCCTTGCGATACTGGCGCTGTATATCTATCCGCTTCACGGTAATAAGCTCAAAGAGATCAGGGAAGCTCTCGATGCGAAGGAAAAGGCGAAGTCGGAGGCGACCGCGAGCTGA
- a CDS encoding THUMP domain-containing protein translates to MYTYQKTNRYFAQIADGMEELGKEELASLGAEEINVVFRGLFFTAGRETLYRINYMTRLCTRILAPLITFDCHSTKYLYRTALNIDWPMLFSVDQTFCISANLTNSKIRHSQYASLCLKDAIVDQFRERFDMRPDVERINPDIHFNLHIDSNKATIYLDTSGGSLHRRGYRKEAVEAPMQENLAAAIIKLTGWDGQTPLYDPMCGSGTLLLEALMRYCRIPAGYRRDNFGFFFLPDFDDSLWASVKYEADAMARELPKGLISGSDINEQAVASSRSNARNLPGGRAVTFARSGFMDLPDLNGVTIVCNPPYGRRMGSKVELGLMMKDLGDFLKQHCKGSTAYIYFGNRELIKKVGLRSAFKIPLKNGPLDGRLVKYELY, encoded by the coding sequence ATGTACACCTATCAGAAGACGAACAGATATTTCGCCCAGATTGCCGACGGCATGGAGGAGCTTGGCAAAGAGGAGCTTGCCTCGCTTGGAGCCGAAGAGATAAATGTCGTCTTCAGGGGGCTGTTTTTTACAGCCGGAAGGGAAACCCTTTACCGTATAAATTACATGACCAGGCTGTGTACGAGAATACTTGCCCCGCTTATAACTTTCGACTGCCACAGCACAAAGTATCTTTACAGGACGGCTCTTAACATCGACTGGCCAATGCTCTTTTCAGTTGACCAGACATTCTGCATATCGGCGAACCTTACAAACAGCAAAATCAGACATTCGCAATATGCATCTCTCTGCCTGAAAGATGCCATAGTCGACCAGTTCAGGGAACGTTTTGATATGAGGCCCGATGTGGAGCGGATAAACCCTGATATTCATTTCAACCTTCACATAGACAGCAACAAGGCTACCATCTATCTGGACACTTCGGGCGGTTCACTTCACAGGCGCGGATACAGGAAAGAGGCGGTTGAAGCACCCATGCAGGAAAATCTTGCAGCAGCGATCATAAAACTTACAGGCTGGGACGGGCAAACTCCTCTGTATGACCCAATGTGCGGTTCCGGCACCCTGCTGCTTGAAGCCCTCATGAGATACTGCCGTATTCCTGCGGGATACAGGAGGGATAATTTCGGATTCTTCTTTCTCCCTGATTTTGATGATTCGCTCTGGGCTTCGGTTAAATACGAGGCGGATGCGATGGCTAGAGAGCTTCCAAAGGGCCTTATATCAGGCAGCGATATCAACGAGCAGGCAGTTGCCTCTTCACGGTCAAATGCGCGTAACCTCCCCGGGGGCAGGGCTGTGACGTTTGCAAGGTCAGGGTTCATGGACCTTCCCGACTTAAACGGTGTTACCATTGTGTGCAACCCTCCGTATGGCAGGCGCATGGGATCAAAGGTCGAACTTGGTCTCATGATGAAAGATTTAGGGGATTTTTTAAAGCAGCATTGCAAGGGCTCGACCGCCTACATATATTTCGGAAACAGAGAGCTTATAAAGAAGGTGGGGTTGAGGTCTGCATTCAAGATCCCGCTCAAAAACGGCCCGCTTGACGGCAGGCTGGTGAAGTACGAGCTTTACTGA
- a CDS encoding lysophospholipid acyltransferase family protein — protein MITDIIYRCPVCGAMDWCRDGKCISCGATLELVSRSDVSINGEVRPVGYWYDKVLSFDIDIPDTEPVLKSKKVRLSEESTNGIYTGYAGIVSTHYVRKPIGEGRLELFGDRLEFKGNGTGNRTLAIRDMLSLTIESDTLQIVSHEYGPLFFDFLEESGKKWEDCLRKIIRDYYSEDIVEFCPRIRKKGWLEKPRKAKGYEKLRVPVWTWRRTEHPVFFAFAKFMMKLVLNAIFKIKVEGIENIPESGPVVMLPNHSSFLDSIILVPFSPRKIWFMGKNSEYKTKLHKYLMGIAGSFPVRRYTTDFQAVRNAIRVVQEGHMLGIFPEGERCWDNRLLPYKIGTIRLILALGHDVIPVGVSGAYALMPRWTHDIKRVPITIRIGKPINLGHIPGPKQTMKDIQSASLRLKEAMTALIGEGS, from the coding sequence ATGATTACTGATATCATTTACAGATGTCCGGTATGCGGTGCAATGGACTGGTGCAGGGACGGGAAGTGCATTTCCTGCGGTGCGACCCTTGAGCTTGTCAGCAGGAGCGATGTTTCAATAAACGGTGAAGTCAGACCTGTCGGGTACTGGTACGACAAGGTTCTGTCATTCGATATAGATATACCCGACACTGAACCTGTATTAAAAAGCAAAAAGGTGAGGCTTTCGGAGGAAAGCACAAACGGTATCTATACAGGTTATGCAGGAATAGTCAGCACCCATTATGTAAGGAAACCCATCGGTGAAGGAAGGCTGGAACTGTTCGGTGACAGGCTTGAATTCAAAGGTAACGGCACCGGAAACAGGACACTTGCCATAAGAGACATGCTGTCGCTTACAATCGAGAGCGATACTCTCCAGATCGTAAGCCATGAATACGGTCCGCTGTTCTTTGACTTCCTTGAAGAGTCGGGCAAGAAGTGGGAAGACTGTCTTAGAAAGATCATCAGAGATTATTATTCCGAAGATATCGTTGAATTTTGTCCGCGCATAAGAAAAAAAGGCTGGCTTGAAAAACCGAGAAAGGCCAAAGGGTACGAAAAGCTCAGGGTTCCGGTCTGGACATGGCGCAGAACTGAACATCCGGTTTTCTTCGCTTTTGCCAAATTTATGATGAAGCTCGTTTTGAATGCTATTTTCAAGATAAAGGTCGAGGGCATTGAAAATATCCCTGAGAGCGGCCCTGTTGTCATGCTGCCCAACCACAGCTCATTCCTTGATTCCATTATACTGGTCCCGTTTTCTCCGAGAAAGATATGGTTTATGGGAAAAAATTCGGAGTACAAAACAAAACTGCATAAATATCTGATGGGCATTGCCGGAAGCTTCCCGGTCAGAAGGTATACAACAGATTTTCAGGCGGTGCGCAACGCCATCCGTGTAGTCCAGGAAGGCCATATGCTTGGTATATTCCCTGAAGGAGAGAGGTGCTGGGACAACAGGCTGCTTCCCTATAAGATTGGAACGATAAGACTGATCCTTGCACTGGGCCATGATGTCATTCCAGTGGGTGTATCCGGTGCATATGCCCTGATGCCCCGATGGACGCATGACATCAAGCGAGTACCCATCACGATAAGGATAGGAAAGCCCATAAACCTGGGACATATTCCCGGGCCGAAGCAGACAATGAAAGATATTCAGTCGGCTTCACTCAGGCTTAAGGAAGCCATGACCGCTCTGATAGGTGAAGGCTCTTGA
- a CDS encoding ribonuclease J, with protein MSYVRIIPLGGVREFGLNSTVIETSRGSVLIDAGLMFPRYNITGIDQIIPDFKYVTDNQELFQGILLTHGHEDHIGALPYLLKDAPIPVYGHEFTLELVKRKLREFDMDSSVDLIPLMHEETFTISGMDIRVIEMMHSTMGCLSFSLMTPQGLIVHSGDFRYVPEAYCTLDDVRLFLCESTNAESEPAGKDEAVALSNIEDIVGVTPGAVIVTTFSSHVRRIQSLYDIAVRNGRKVCIIGRSMNEVVEIASDTGFLKMEPHLMVDPDLVASTDRSRLMIICTGAQGEVYSALALIARGWHRYKVKPGDNVIFSARMIPGNEFAIGRCIDSLLELGAGVHYQGTSYVHATGHATHDEICKALDMLKPEIMMPIHGEFRHMKALGDMAIPMGVSDVVLARPGQVWTLTEEGITQTGEVPYGKCFVDGELTGDISDVVLRDRRHISEGGLVVAFAVFDDNTSNIVFGPDVMCKGVVPAPIEQEIMDDMRKIAKDTLTVKLSGEHDIQAIQGYLREELGRYLRGRLKKKPMIIPIIMEI; from the coding sequence TTGAGTTATGTAAGGATCATTCCCCTGGGCGGCGTCCGTGAATTTGGACTTAATTCAACGGTAATCGAGACCAGCAGGGGATCTGTGCTCATTGATGCCGGTCTTATGTTTCCCAGATACAACATTACCGGAATTGACCAGATAATCCCTGATTTCAAGTATGTGACAGACAACCAGGAACTCTTCCAGGGCATCCTTCTGACTCACGGTCATGAGGATCATATAGGCGCTCTGCCTTATCTTCTGAAAGACGCCCCGATACCTGTCTACGGACACGAGTTCACGCTTGAACTTGTAAAAAGAAAGCTCAGGGAGTTCGATATGGATTCATCGGTCGACCTGATTCCTCTGATGCATGAAGAAACCTTTACCATATCCGGTATGGATATAAGGGTCATTGAAATGATGCATTCGACCATGGGGTGTCTGTCCTTCTCACTTATGACGCCTCAGGGGCTGATAGTCCATTCCGGTGATTTCAGGTATGTACCCGAGGCGTACTGCACGCTCGATGACGTGAGGCTTTTTCTCTGTGAGTCGACAAACGCCGAATCCGAACCTGCGGGAAAGGATGAAGCTGTTGCGCTCTCAAATATTGAAGATATTGTAGGCGTTACCCCCGGGGCGGTTATAGTAACAACTTTTTCAAGCCATGTCAGACGCATACAGTCGCTTTACGATATAGCGGTGAGAAACGGCAGAAAGGTCTGCATAATCGGCCGGAGCATGAACGAGGTCGTTGAAATAGCCTCTGACACGGGTTTTCTGAAGATGGAGCCCCATCTGATGGTGGATCCCGATCTGGTTGCCTCCACTGACCGGAGCAGACTGATGATCATATGCACCGGGGCGCAGGGAGAGGTCTATTCAGCGCTGGCCCTTATCGCAAGAGGCTGGCACAGATACAAGGTCAAACCCGGCGACAACGTCATCTTTTCAGCGAGAATGATACCGGGGAACGAATTTGCAATAGGACGCTGCATAGATTCCTTGCTTGAACTCGGGGCCGGGGTTCATTATCAGGGTACCTCCTATGTGCATGCGACAGGCCATGCCACTCATGACGAGATCTGTAAGGCGCTTGATATGCTGAAGCCAGAAATCATGATGCCGATTCATGGTGAATTCAGACATATGAAGGCGCTTGGAGATATGGCCATCCCTATGGGGGTAAGCGATGTTGTCCTTGCAAGACCGGGCCAGGTGTGGACACTGACCGAAGAAGGCATAACCCAGACAGGTGAGGTGCCATACGGAAAATGTTTTGTTGACGGAGAACTCACCGGCGATATAAGCGATGTCGTATTGAGGGACAGACGGCATATCTCCGAAGGCGGCCTTGTTGTTGCGTTTGCCGTTTTTGATGATAATACTTCGAACATTGTGTTCGGTCCTGACGTAATGTGCAAAGGGGTGGTTCCTGCACCCATAGAACAGGAAATCATGGATGACATGAGAAAAATTGCTAAAGATACGCTCACGGTGAAATTGAGCGGAGAACATGACATACAGGCTATACAGGGCTACCTGCGCGAGGAACTCGGCAGGTATTTAAGGGGAAGACTCAAGAAAAAGCCCATGATTATCCCGATCATTATGGAGATATGA
- a CDS encoding outer membrane lipoprotein carrier protein LolA has translation MAKKWMNSVIVSVFILAAGTASFAAGLEDIQKKYSAYKDFDATFNQSTYQAILNKNIDFTGKILFKRPDGVRMDVYKPQKQIIILKGNKLVVALPDEKTMAVQEVPKEIATQNLLAFIAGISSLDKGYKVKQEKDHFVLTPKNGSGEISIWTDEDSIIKRVKLVDSAGNRSDIRISDYRFNIGLKDNLFETPDMKAQEEGVKSSGN, from the coding sequence ATGGCAAAGAAATGGATGAATAGTGTCATTGTGTCTGTTTTTATTCTGGCGGCGGGTACTGCCTCGTTTGCAGCAGGGCTTGAAGACATACAAAAGAAGTATTCCGCATACAAGGATTTTGATGCGACGTTCAATCAGAGCACATATCAGGCGATTCTAAACAAGAACATCGATTTTACGGGGAAAATACTGTTCAAAAGACCTGACGGCGTGCGGATGGATGTTTATAAACCACAGAAGCAGATTATTATATTGAAAGGCAACAAACTTGTCGTGGCATTACCCGATGAAAAAACCATGGCTGTGCAGGAGGTTCCGAAGGAGATAGCCACACAGAATCTTCTGGCATTTATTGCTGGAATATCGAGTCTCGATAAGGGATACAAGGTCAAGCAGGAGAAAGACCATTTTGTCCTCACTCCCAAGAACGGTTCGGGTGAGATCAGCATATGGACAGATGAAGACAGCATCATCAAACGCGTCAAGCTTGTTGATTCGGCCGGAAACAGAAGTGATATCAGGATAAGCGACTACAGGTTCAATATCGGTTTGAAAGACAACCTGTTCGAGACACCGGATATGAAAGCACAGGAAGAAGGTGTCAAATCTTCAGGAAACTGA
- a CDS encoding lysophospholipid acyltransferase family protein — MVFIGPTIIAAWLDPTANIPHLIARYWARWTLFCANVKVDIEGEENIPDGPAVYMPNHASNFDVLAILGFLKVQFRWTVKRELFKIPVFGFAMKKCAYIMVDRGDHKQAIESMRIAAEKIRSGTSIVIFPEGTRSSDGKLQFPFKKGGFHLALESGTQVVPITVSGSFRILPKNSIKVKPGKIGIKIGKPIDTRGHDITSLMQAVHDSIQKGFDN, encoded by the coding sequence ATGGTGTTTATTGGACCGACGATAATTGCAGCTTGGCTGGATCCCACGGCAAACATACCTCATCTGATTGCCCGTTACTGGGCAAGATGGACCCTTTTCTGTGCCAACGTGAAGGTCGATATTGAGGGGGAGGAAAATATACCGGACGGTCCTGCCGTGTATATGCCTAACCATGCAAGCAATTTTGATGTACTTGCCATACTCGGTTTCCTGAAGGTCCAGTTCAGATGGACAGTCAAGAGAGAGCTTTTCAAGATACCGGTATTCGGTTTTGCCATGAAGAAATGCGCCTATATAATGGTTGACAGAGGCGATCACAAACAGGCCATCGAGAGTATGCGCATTGCAGCTGAAAAGATCCGTTCAGGCACTTCAATCGTTATATTCCCCGAGGGAACTCGTTCCAGTGACGGAAAACTGCAGTTTCCTTTTAAAAAAGGAGGCTTTCACCTGGCGCTTGAATCCGGTACACAGGTTGTCCCGATAACGGTTTCAGGTTCATTTAGAATACTTCCAAAGAATTCCATTAAGGTCAAACCGGGCAAAATAGGCATCAAAATAGGAAAGCCGATCGATACCAGAGGGCACGATATTACTTCACTGATGCAGGCTGTGCACGATTCCATTCAGAAAGGTTTTGATAATTAA